A single Pygocentrus nattereri isolate fPygNat1 chromosome 28, fPygNat1.pri, whole genome shotgun sequence DNA region contains:
- the gclm gene encoding glutamate--cysteine ligase regulatory subunit has protein sequence MEPHVYAKMLLDHATTLKLHTGNLVNRSRLKKKCPSSQSEELQDCIRATLSEWFASIPPVTEPELSRILDCTIPQNTEAITPEEREELKVSVKLFLSESDCSSVRNAVDMACASLGVSQLDSVIIAPPLLSEGENLALAHLQPLWEELEGLVHSQKVAAIGTSDLDKTLLEQLYNWAQVKPSSNQVNLASCCVMPPDLTAFAKEFDIQLLTHNDPKELISAEGFQEAVQESSKDLQVADWRLEWVLRYSIIVKSRGIIKAKGYLIHAKKKIQ, from the exons ATGGAGCCTCACGTCTACGCGAAGATGTTACTTGACCATGCCACAACTCTGAAGCTGCACACGGGCAACCTGGTGAACCGCAGTCGGCTCAAGAAGAAATGTCCGTCTTCCCAAAGTGAGGAG CTTCAGGACTGCATCAGAGCAACGCTTAGTGAGTGGTTTGCGTCTATACCCCCAGTTACGGAACCA GAATTGTCCCGGATTCTGGATTGCACAATCCCACAGAATACAGAGGCCATCACaccagaggagagagaggaactgAAGGTTTCTG tCAAGCTGTTTCTAAGCGAGTCTGATTGTTCATCTGTCCGAAATGCTGTGGATATGG CTTGCGCGTCGTTGGGCGTGTCTCAGCTGGACTCTGTGATCATCGCTCCTCCTTTGCTGTCAGAGGGTGAGAATCTGGCCTTGGCTCACCTGCAGCCTTTGTGGGAGGAGCTGGAGGGGCTTGTTCACAGCCAGAAGGTTGCAGCTATTGGCACCTCAGACTTGGACAAGACCCTGCTTGAGCAGCTGTACAACTGGGCACAG GTGAAGCCCAGCAGTAACCAGGTAAATCTGGCTTCCTGCTGCGTGATGCCTCCAGACCTCACTGCGTTCGCTAAAGAATTTGATATCCAGTTGCTGACACACAATGACCCTAAAG AGCTGATCAGTGCAGAAGGCTTTCAGGAGGCTGTACAGGAGAGCAGTAAGGACCTGCAGGTGGCAGACTGGAGGCTGGAGTGGGTCTTGCGGTACTCCATCATCGTCAAAAGCCGAGGCATCATCAAAGCCAAAGGTTACCTCATTCATGCTAAAAAGAAGATCCAGTAG